In Luteitalea sp. TBR-22, one genomic interval encodes:
- a CDS encoding cell wall metabolism sensor histidine kinase WalK — protein MRIPTFVILTALQTALFTPLFMLGVAWTTGQPLEATPAFLLRVALVGIVTAAVSAVITGWMASTVVDDRIGDVVTAIRALATGEPHRPLPETRGDALGRVARAVNAAANALEIRLGDLTRDRARLEAVLSGMVEGVLVVNEQGQVQIANEAARQLLRLDASPIGRKYVELIRHPDIARQIGQALQGERPGGLELSIGRDGQTFVARCSPAITPGSRGAVLVLHDISDLRRADRIRRDFVANVSHELRTPLTAIRGYVEALLDGPEHSAESTRFLEIIARHSWRMERLVKDLLRLARLDAGQERLDLADASVEGLFTAVTGDLQTLTDGRRQQVSIDVSPADLALRCDPAKMHDVLRNLVENACAYTPEGSRIELSARADARHVRLTVADTGQGIPDAELPRIFERFYRVDKARSRDSGGTGLGLSIVRHLVGLHGGTVSASNRPEGGAVFTITLPRV, from the coding sequence GTGCGCATTCCCACCTTCGTCATCCTCACGGCACTGCAGACGGCGCTCTTCACGCCGCTGTTCATGCTCGGCGTCGCGTGGACGACGGGCCAGCCCCTGGAGGCGACACCCGCCTTCCTGCTGCGGGTGGCACTGGTCGGCATCGTCACGGCGGCCGTGTCCGCCGTGATCACCGGATGGATGGCCTCGACGGTGGTTGACGACCGCATCGGCGACGTCGTGACCGCCATCCGCGCCCTGGCGACCGGGGAACCGCACCGCCCGTTGCCCGAGACCCGGGGCGATGCGCTGGGTCGCGTCGCGCGGGCCGTCAATGCCGCGGCCAACGCGCTCGAGATCCGGCTGGGCGACCTCACGCGCGACCGCGCCCGACTCGAAGCGGTGCTGTCGGGCATGGTCGAGGGCGTCCTGGTGGTCAACGAGCAGGGTCAGGTGCAGATCGCCAACGAGGCCGCGCGGCAGTTGCTGCGGCTGGACGCCTCCCCGATCGGCCGCAAGTACGTCGAGCTGATCCGCCACCCCGACATCGCCCGCCAGATCGGCCAGGCCCTGCAGGGCGAGCGGCCCGGTGGCCTCGAGCTGTCGATTGGCCGCGACGGCCAGACGTTCGTCGCCCGGTGTTCGCCGGCCATCACGCCCGGCAGCCGGGGGGCCGTGCTGGTGCTGCACGACATCAGCGACCTGCGTCGCGCCGATCGCATCCGCCGCGACTTCGTGGCCAACGTGTCGCACGAGCTGCGCACGCCGCTGACGGCGATTCGTGGCTACGTCGAGGCCCTGCTCGACGGCCCGGAGCACTCGGCCGAGTCGACGCGGTTCCTCGAGATCATCGCCAGGCACTCATGGCGGATGGAGCGGTTGGTGAAGGACCTGCTCCGGCTGGCGCGGCTCGACGCCGGACAAGAGCGGCTCGACCTTGCCGACGCGTCGGTGGAGGGACTCTTCACCGCCGTCACGGGCGACCTGCAGACACTCACCGACGGCCGACGCCAGCAGGTGTCCATCGACGTGTCGCCCGCCGACCTCGCGCTGCGCTGCGACCCGGCCAAGATGCACGACGTGTTGCGCAACCTCGTCGAGAACGCCTGCGCCTACACGCCCGAGGGCAGCCGCATCGAGCTCTCCGCGCGCGCCGACGCACGGCACGTGCGGCTGACGGTCGCCGACACCGGCCAGGGCATCCCCGATGCGGAACTGCCGCGCATCTTCGAGCGGTTCTATCGCGTCGACAAGGCGCGGTCGCGCGATTCGGGCGGCACGGGCCTGGGGCTGTCCATCGTCCGGCACCTCGTCGGACTGCACGGCGGCACGGTCAGCGCCAGCAACCGCCCCGAGGGCGGCGCCGTGTTCACGATCACGCTCCCGCGGGTCTGA
- a CDS encoding glycosyltransferase family 2 protein has translation MPEAVSIIIPVYNEEGAIASTLGTVDETMRSTGREYEVLVVDDGSADGTATALAAAGARVVRHRANRGYGAALKTGIRATSHPLIAILDADGTYPIARLPDLLQRAEEADMVVGARTGGSVHVPALRRPVKWLLTRVANVLSGHRIPDLNSGMRVFRRDLAERFFGLYPQGFSFTSTITLASHINGYRVEYVPIDYYRRTGASSIRPVRDTLNFFLLIVRMVVTFRPLNVFLPTAAALLVLGAIKAGLDFSRTGAFGVGAAILILTAIQVALMGLLADLVTRRTSL, from the coding sequence ATGCCCGAAGCCGTCTCGATCATCATCCCGGTCTACAACGAGGAAGGCGCCATCGCCTCGACGCTCGGCACCGTCGACGAGACGATGCGATCGACCGGGCGCGAGTACGAGGTCCTGGTCGTCGACGACGGCTCGGCCGACGGCACGGCGACGGCGCTGGCGGCAGCCGGCGCGCGCGTCGTGCGCCACCGCGCCAATCGCGGATACGGCGCCGCACTCAAGACCGGGATTCGCGCCACCTCGCACCCGCTCATCGCCATCCTCGACGCCGACGGTACCTATCCGATCGCCCGCCTTCCGGACCTGCTGCAGCGCGCCGAGGAGGCGGACATGGTGGTGGGGGCGCGCACCGGCGGGAGCGTGCACGTGCCGGCACTGCGCCGGCCGGTCAAGTGGCTGCTGACCCGCGTGGCCAACGTACTGAGCGGCCACCGCATCCCCGACCTCAACTCGGGCATGCGCGTGTTCCGTCGCGACCTCGCGGAGCGCTTCTTCGGCCTGTACCCTCAGGGCTTCTCGTTCACCTCGACGATCACGCTCGCCTCGCACATCAACGGCTACCGCGTCGAGTACGTGCCGATCGACTACTACCGTCGTACCGGCGCCTCGTCGATCCGCCCGGTGCGCGACACGCTGAACTTCTTCCTCCTGATCGTGCGGATGGTGGTCACCTTCCGGCCGCTGAACGTCTTCCTGCCGACGGCGGCTGCGCTGCTGGTGCTCGGCGCGATCAAGGCGGGGCTCGACTTCTCGCGCACGGGGGCGTTCGGCGTCGGCGCGGCGATCCTGATCCTCACCGCGATCCAGGTCGCGCTCATGGGCCTGCTCGCCGACCTGGTCACGCGCCGGACAAGCTTGTGA